In Deinococcus sp. HSC-46F16, the following are encoded in one genomic region:
- a CDS encoding NADH-quinone oxidoreductase subunit 15 — protein MAHADDGRLYAQWVELLSWLEAEAAARGLGFQKVADFPDYIYRMERPYDLPTTVMSAALTANGQPLMVAAVSPRHVDLKGVSLRLMGGSKHWHLHAGGAGLLEGKRPFTRERLAQLVEGAVKGLAAV, from the coding sequence ATGGCACACGCAGATGACGGGCGGCTGTACGCGCAGTGGGTCGAGCTTCTTTCGTGGCTGGAGGCGGAAGCGGCGGCGCGGGGCCTGGGGTTCCAGAAGGTCGCGGATTTTCCCGACTACATCTACCGCATGGAGCGGCCCTACGACCTGCCCACCACAGTCATGAGCGCAGCGCTCACGGCGAACGGGCAGCCCCTGATGGTCGCGGCGGTCAGCCCCCGGCACGTGGACCTGAAGGGCGTCTCGCTGCGGCTGATGGGCGGCTCCAAGCACTGGCACCTCCACGCGGGCGGGGCCGGGCTGCTGGAGGGCAAGCGGCCCTTCACGCGGGAGCGCCTCGCGCAACTCGTCGAGGGGGCGGTCAAGGGGCTGGCAGCGGTCTGA
- the nusB gene encoding transcription antitermination factor NusB, translated as MTRRRDRAQQPVGTRRAAREFAFRVLFEAERGGGANLGMPLSAVFTRAEGAMREGDDTFTPLNEEALAFARQLVEGLDAHRAEIDDHLRRTIRGWDFEQMAQTDLNVLRLATFELLHTGEPHPPVIESAVRIARKFGGEDSGRFVNGVLGGLSRSLPERPGA; from the coding sequence GTGACCCGCCGCCGGGACCGTGCCCAGCAGCCTGTCGGCACCCGCCGGGCCGCCCGCGAGTTCGCCTTCCGCGTGCTGTTCGAGGCCGAGCGGGGGGGCGGAGCGAACCTGGGGATGCCCCTGTCCGCCGTCTTCACCCGCGCCGAGGGCGCCATGCGCGAGGGCGACGACACCTTCACCCCGCTGAACGAGGAAGCCCTGGCCTTTGCCCGGCAACTCGTGGAGGGCCTGGACGCACACCGCGCCGAGATCGACGACCACCTGCGCCGCACCATTCGCGGCTGGGATTTCGAGCAGATGGCGCAGACCGACCTCAACGTGCTGCGGCTGGCGACCTTTGAGCTGCTGCACACGGGCGAGCCACATCCCCCGGTGATCGAGAGTGCCGTGCGCATCGCCCGCAAGTTCGGCGGTGAGGATTCGGGCCGCTTCGTGAACGGGGTGCTGGGGGGTCTCAGCCGCAGCCTGCCGGAGCGCCCGGGCGCGTGA
- a CDS encoding adenylate kinase translates to MQRVIVIGTTGSGKTTLARALAARLGVPHGEQDAWNHLPGWQEAPREGFRAQVAAFTAGDTWVMDGNYSKARDLGWVRADTLVWLDYPGPVVFWRLLTRTVRRIARRQELWNGNREHLRNALKADSPLPWFFKTHWRRRRETPALLADYPHLRVVRLRTPGEAARWLAALSPEAVSGPPPRPA, encoded by the coding sequence ATGCAGCGCGTCATCGTGATCGGCACCACCGGCAGTGGCAAGACCACCCTCGCCCGTGCGCTCGCCGCGCGGCTGGGCGTGCCCCACGGCGAGCAGGACGCCTGGAACCATCTTCCGGGCTGGCAAGAGGCCCCCCGCGAGGGGTTCCGCGCCCAGGTCGCCGCTTTCACCGCCGGGGACACCTGGGTGATGGACGGCAATTACAGCAAGGCCCGCGACCTCGGCTGGGTGCGGGCCGACACGCTGGTGTGGCTGGACTACCCCGGTCCGGTCGTGTTCTGGCGGCTGCTGACGCGCACCGTGCGCCGCATCGCCCGGCGGCAGGAGCTGTGGAACGGCAACCGCGAGCACCTCCGCAATGCGCTGAAGGCCGACTCGCCGCTGCCGTGGTTTTTCAAGACCCACTGGCGACGGCGCCGGGAAACGCCCGCCCTCCTCGCCGACTATCCCCACCTGCGGGTCGTGCGGCTGCGAACGCCGGGGGAAGCGGCGCGGTGGCTGGCGGCCCTCAGCCCTGAAGCAGTATCCGGCCCCCCGCCGCGTCCAGCGTGA
- a CDS encoding BMP family protein gives MRPQSALLASLSALLLGSAHAIGFTVGIGFDLGGRQDGGFNQTVYQGVQRVIAETGGQVRTFEPGQYDEVGRGIPGLVRSGAKVVIGVGYANNAALTAAAAAAPDTRFILVDDLPKGANTVGLRFREQEGSFLAGYLAGKQSATGRVGFIGGTDIPVIRRFKAGFEAGVAFACPGCQVTSVYVSDSSAGFNLPGTAKLLAGQLTRNGNDIIYAAAGASGRGVIDHIKAQPCLKVGTLPPDLKFRADPYAAVPRSAAYRKACAGDSRPVFFIGVDTNQNALGDFDKNPATLNHGLTSMLKRVDNAVYTVVKDVAMGRPWKSGDRSFGLSNGGIGLAFDRYNEALIPSQMKVNLEKLQALIVKGTVKVPAQ, from the coding sequence ATGCGTCCACAATCCGCGTTGCTGGCTTCCCTGTCCGCCCTGCTGCTCGGTTCCGCCCACGCCATCGGCTTCACGGTGGGGATCGGGTTCGACCTGGGGGGCCGTCAGGACGGGGGCTTCAACCAGACGGTGTACCAGGGAGTGCAGCGGGTAATCGCCGAGACGGGCGGGCAGGTCCGCACCTTCGAGCCGGGACAGTACGACGAGGTGGGGCGCGGCATCCCCGGCCTGGTGCGCTCCGGCGCGAAGGTCGTGATCGGGGTGGGCTACGCGAACAACGCGGCGCTCACGGCGGCGGCGGCGGCGGCACCCGACACCCGGTTCATCCTGGTGGACGACCTGCCCAAAGGGGCCAACACCGTGGGCCTGCGCTTCCGCGAGCAGGAGGGCAGCTTCCTGGCCGGGTACCTCGCAGGCAAGCAGAGCGCGACCGGACGGGTGGGCTTTATCGGCGGCACCGATATTCCGGTGATTCGGCGCTTCAAGGCGGGGTTCGAGGCAGGGGTGGCCTTCGCCTGCCCCGGCTGTCAGGTCACCAGCGTGTATGTCAGCGACTCCAGCGCGGGCTTCAACCTGCCGGGCACCGCCAAGCTGCTCGCCGGGCAGCTCACCCGCAACGGCAACGACATCATCTACGCGGCGGCGGGCGCGAGTGGCCGGGGCGTGATCGACCACATCAAGGCCCAGCCCTGCCTCAAGGTGGGGACGCTGCCCCCCGACCTGAAGTTCCGCGCCGACCCATATGCCGCCGTGCCCAGGAGCGCCGCCTACCGCAAGGCCTGCGCGGGCGACAGCCGCCCGGTCTTCTTCATCGGGGTGGACACCAACCAGAACGCGCTGGGCGACTTCGACAAGAACCCGGCCACCCTCAACCACGGCCTGACCTCCATGCTCAAGCGGGTGGACAACGCCGTCTATACCGTGGTCAAGGACGTGGCGATGGGGCGGCCCTGGAAAAGCGGCGACCGCTCCTTCGGCCTGAGCAACGGCGGCATCGGGCTGGCCTTCGACCGCTACAACGAGGCCCTGATTCCGTCCCAGATGAAGGTCAATCTGGAGAAGTTGCAGGCCCTGATCGTCAAGGGCACGGTCAAGGTGCCCGCCCAGTAG
- a CDS encoding Asp23/Gls24 family envelope stress response protein: MDVDISKSVLTDIAATTLDGIEGVEIAAAPLKVGEVLRQQGGPRRPRALRVTREGGQVTVDVGLNVEYGRSLVGLARQAQGAVCENIELMTGLKVKAVNVSVLGVTLPREGAA; this comes from the coding sequence ATGGACGTAGACATCAGCAAAAGTGTCCTGACGGACATCGCCGCCACGACGCTGGACGGCATCGAGGGCGTGGAGATCGCCGCCGCGCCCCTCAAGGTGGGCGAGGTGCTGCGGCAGCAGGGCGGGCCGCGCCGCCCCCGTGCCCTGCGGGTCACCCGCGAGGGCGGACAGGTGACCGTGGACGTGGGCCTGAACGTGGAGTACGGCCGCAGCCTCGTCGGGCTGGCGCGGCAGGCGCAGGGGGCCGTGTGCGAGAACATCGAGCTGATGACCGGGCTGAAGGTCAAGGCCGTCAACGTCAGCGTGCTGGGCGTGACCCTGCCGCGCGAGGGGGCCGCTTGA
- a CDS encoding alpha-amylase family glycosyl hydrolase, producing MRDYRTGISAAHDHTPGYTGRLGAGIGEGVRLRLRVTGEGAGDVTGVRLDFVRVGEIESVRATEVGGAGEGRWFEAELPLDAARVRYAWTLELPRDSLHLTALGLHRVRRGFRSWFGYLAGHRAPEWAWRSVFYQVFPDRFRNGDPANDVRDGEYVYQGRPVEKAEWGSPITKAGDIHAHYGGDLQGVTQALPYLEDLGVNALWLTPIFVSPSNHRYDISDYRHVDPHLGGDAAWAELQAAADARGFRLVLDGVFNHVGNEHALFQAALGDEAAPERSLFTWRDEPGKPPYHAFFDLPSLPKIDYRAPEAVSEFLNGERSVVREWLRRGAAGWRLDVAHMIGTGGSDEDNLELHRALKQAAREERPDAYVFGERFFDPEHALDGQGEDGAMNYHGFGLPVMQWLGGQDHYGRPSRVDGEELAELLFDAWHVLAPPVALSMFNLLESHDIGRALYRLGEDRTRFLAAFTLLMGYPGVPCTYYGTEVGLSQRQPGMMPWCRESMPWDEAAWDTGLRERVQALIRLRRSTRVLQEGTLRFLHAEADALAFLREYTGAGGGVERAVVVASRRPEAHPVTLTLPAGEWRDTLRGETLTGGEVTLDAAGGRILLQG from the coding sequence ATGAGGGACTACAGAACAGGCATCAGCGCTGCGCACGACCATACCCCCGGCTACACGGGGCGGCTGGGGGCGGGCATAGGCGAGGGCGTGCGGCTGCGCCTGCGCGTGACGGGTGAGGGGGCCGGGGACGTGACGGGCGTGCGGCTCGACTTCGTGCGGGTGGGCGAGATCGAGAGCGTGCGGGCGACCGAGGTGGGCGGGGCCGGAGAGGGCCGCTGGTTCGAGGCCGAGCTGCCGCTGGACGCCGCCCGCGTGCGCTACGCCTGGACGCTGGAACTGCCGCGCGACAGCCTGCACCTCACCGCGCTGGGGCTGCACCGGGTGCGGCGGGGCTTCCGGAGCTGGTTTGGGTACCTCGCCGGACACCGGGCGCCCGAGTGGGCGTGGCGCAGCGTCTTCTATCAGGTCTTTCCCGACCGCTTTCGCAACGGGGACCCCGCGAACGACGTGCGGGACGGTGAATACGTCTACCAAGGCCGCCCGGTGGAGAAGGCCGAGTGGGGATCGCCCATCACCAAGGCAGGCGACATCCACGCCCACTACGGCGGCGACCTCCAGGGGGTAACCCAGGCGCTGCCGTACCTGGAGGACCTCGGGGTGAACGCGCTGTGGCTCACGCCGATCTTCGTTTCGCCCTCCAACCACCGCTACGACATCAGCGACTACCGCCATGTGGACCCGCACCTCGGCGGGGACGCCGCGTGGGCCGAGTTGCAGGCGGCGGCGGACGCGCGAGGCTTCCGGCTGGTGCTCGACGGGGTGTTCAACCATGTGGGGAACGAGCACGCCCTCTTTCAGGCGGCGCTGGGGGACGAGGCGGCGCCGGAACGGTCCCTCTTCACCTGGCGCGACGAGCCGGGCAAGCCGCCCTATCACGCCTTTTTCGACCTGCCCAGCCTGCCCAAGATCGACTACCGGGCACCGGAGGCTGTGTCGGAGTTTCTGAACGGCGAGCGCAGCGTGGTCCGCGAGTGGTTGCGGCGGGGCGCGGCGGGCTGGCGGCTGGACGTGGCCCACATGATCGGTACGGGGGGCAGCGACGAGGACAATCTGGAGCTGCACCGGGCGCTGAAGCAGGCCGCCCGCGAGGAACGGCCCGACGCCTACGTCTTCGGCGAACGCTTCTTCGACCCCGAGCACGCGCTGGACGGGCAGGGCGAGGACGGCGCGATGAACTACCACGGCTTCGGGTTGCCGGTCATGCAGTGGCTGGGTGGGCAGGACCACTACGGGCGCCCCAGCCGAGTGGACGGGGAGGAGCTGGCCGAGCTGCTGTTTGATGCCTGGCACGTCCTCGCGCCACCGGTCGCGCTGAGCATGTTCAACCTCCTCGAATCGCACGACATCGGGCGGGCGCTCTACCGGCTGGGCGAGGACCGGACGCGATTTCTGGCGGCCTTCACCCTGCTGATGGGCTATCCCGGCGTGCCCTGCACCTACTACGGCACGGAGGTCGGCCTCAGCCAGCGCCAGCCGGGGATGATGCCGTGGTGCCGCGAGAGCATGCCCTGGGACGAGGCCGCCTGGGACACGGGGCTGCGGGAGCGGGTGCAGGCCCTGATCCGGCTGCGGCGGAGCACGCGGGTCTTGCAGGAGGGCACCCTGCGCTTCCTGCACGCGGAGGCGGACGCGCTGGCCTTCCTGCGCGAGTACACGGGCGCGGGAGGCGGGGTCGAGCGGGCCGTGGTGGTCGCCAGCCGCCGCCCGGAAGCGCATCCGGTGACGCTGACCCTCCCGGCGGGGGAGTGGCGGGACACCCTGCGCGGCGAGACACTGACGGGCGGCGAGGTCACGCTGGACGCGGCGGGGGGCCGGATACTGCTTCAGGGCTGA
- the folD gene encoding bifunctional methylenetetrahydrofolate dehydrogenase/methenyltetrahydrofolate cyclohydrolase FolD, which produces MTARVLAGAPAAAALLSGAAARARALPRPPGLAIVRLGDDPASVSYVRGKDRRAREVGLQSTVHALPEGTSQADLLALIAELNMAPDVDGILVQLPLPPHIGEAAVLRAVDPAKDVDGFHPVNVGELWSGRPGLLPCTPAGVMVLLEHYGIPVAGRRAAVVGRSAIVGRPMAALLLAADATVTLAHSRTPDLGAVTREAEVLVVAAGRPHLITPEMVRPGAAVVDVGINRVVDGSGASHLTGDVHPDVAEVAGALTPVPGGVGPMTIAALLANTVTAAERRLGRPQPR; this is translated from the coding sequence GTGACTGCGCGGGTCCTCGCCGGAGCGCCCGCCGCCGCCGCGCTGCTCTCGGGGGCGGCGGCGCGTGCCCGTGCCCTGCCCAGACCCCCCGGCCTCGCCATCGTGCGCCTGGGCGACGACCCCGCCTCGGTGAGCTACGTGCGCGGCAAGGACCGCAGGGCGCGGGAGGTGGGCCTCCAGAGCACGGTGCATGCCCTGCCCGAAGGCACCTCTCAGGCCGACCTCCTGGCCCTGATCGCGGAGCTGAACATGGCTCCCGACGTGGACGGGATTCTGGTGCAGCTTCCCCTCCCGCCCCACATCGGCGAGGCGGCGGTGCTGCGGGCCGTGGACCCCGCCAAGGACGTGGACGGCTTTCACCCCGTCAACGTGGGTGAGCTGTGGTCGGGGCGGCCGGGTCTGTTGCCCTGCACGCCCGCCGGGGTGATGGTGCTGCTGGAGCACTACGGCATCCCGGTCGCCGGACGCCGCGCCGCCGTGGTGGGCCGCAGCGCCATCGTGGGCCGCCCGATGGCCGCGCTGCTGCTCGCCGCCGACGCGACGGTCACGCTGGCGCACAGCCGCACGCCCGACCTCGGGGCCGTCACGCGGGAGGCGGAGGTGCTTGTCGTCGCGGCGGGCCGCCCGCACCTCATCACGCCGGAGATGGTGCGGCCCGGCGCGGCCGTGGTGGACGTGGGGATCAACCGGGTGGTGGACGGGTCAGGCGCATCCCACCTGACGGGCGACGTGCATCCGGACGTGGCAGAGGTCGCCGGGGCCTTGACACCCGTGCCGGGGGGCGTCGGCCCGATGACCATCGCCGCCCTGCTCGCCAACACCGTCACGGCGGCCGAGCGTCGGCTGGGGCGGCCCCAGCCGCGCTAG
- a CDS encoding divergent PAP2 family protein, whose amino-acid sequence MTTSPLDDLLGNRWLWTAVLASTGAQVIKVLLILLLERRWRPAAFMETGGMPSSHSAMVAALTTGVAITQGMGSPLFAASAVFALIVMYDATGVRHSSGMQARLLNELVEELRTVVREGFAPLPLRVLLGHTYLEVLVGTLIGVGMAFVAFRVL is encoded by the coding sequence GTGACGACTTCCCCTCTCGACGACCTGCTCGGGAACCGCTGGTTGTGGACGGCGGTGCTGGCCTCTACCGGGGCGCAGGTGATCAAGGTGCTGCTGATCCTGCTGCTGGAGCGGCGCTGGCGTCCGGCCGCCTTTATGGAAACGGGCGGCATGCCGTCCAGCCACTCCGCGATGGTGGCCGCCCTGACGACCGGGGTGGCGATCACCCAGGGCATGGGCAGCCCCCTCTTTGCCGCCAGCGCCGTCTTCGCCCTGATCGTGATGTACGACGCAACCGGGGTGCGCCACTCCAGCGGGATGCAGGCGCGGCTGCTGAATGAACTCGTGGAGGAACTGCGGACCGTCGTGCGCGAGGGCTTCGCACCTCTGCCCCTGCGGGTGCTGCTGGGGCACACCTACCTGGAAGTGCTGGTGGGCACCCTGATCGGAGTCGGCATGGCCTTCGTGGCCTTCCGGGTGCTGTGA
- the ispG gene encoding flavodoxin-dependent (E)-4-hydroxy-3-methylbut-2-enyl-diphosphate synthase has product MRTPRRQTVTTWVGRVPVGSQHPIVVQSMTNTDTADAEATAMQVAQLARAGSEIVRVTVNTREAAAAIPEIVERLRLIGLDVPLVGDFHYNGHILLAEFPETARLLAKYRINPGNVGAGQHHDANFATMIEVAKQYGKPVRIGVNWGSLDQQVLARLMDENAAAGNPKSTTDVTIDAMVTSALESARYAERLGLPHDKIIISVKVSSAPELWQVYRQLAPLCDYPLHLGLTEAGIGMKGMVASSVALAPLLTEGIGDTIRVSLTPEPGAPRKLEVEVAQQILQSLGLRQFLPQVTSCPGCGRTTSTFFQHLAGQIQDYIRDSMPEWKVKYPGVEEMQVAVMGCVVNGPGESKHAHIGISLPGTGEDPRAPVYQDGKLLTTLRGPRIVEDFQALLDKYVEERYGRREVGA; this is encoded by the coding sequence ATGAGGACGCCGCGCCGTCAGACCGTGACCACCTGGGTGGGCCGCGTGCCCGTGGGAAGCCAGCACCCCATCGTCGTGCAGTCCATGACGAACACCGACACCGCCGACGCCGAGGCCACGGCCATGCAGGTCGCCCAGCTCGCCCGCGCCGGGTCCGAGATCGTGCGCGTGACCGTCAACACCCGTGAAGCCGCCGCCGCCATTCCCGAGATCGTGGAGCGGCTGCGTCTGATCGGGCTCGACGTGCCCCTCGTCGGGGACTTCCATTACAACGGGCATATCCTGCTGGCCGAGTTTCCCGAAACGGCCCGGCTGCTCGCCAAGTACCGCATCAACCCCGGCAACGTGGGCGCCGGGCAGCACCACGACGCCAACTTCGCCACGATGATCGAGGTGGCCAAACAGTACGGCAAGCCCGTCCGCATCGGCGTGAACTGGGGCAGCCTCGACCAGCAGGTGCTCGCCCGCCTGATGGACGAGAACGCAGCGGCGGGCAACCCCAAATCCACCACCGACGTGACCATTGACGCGATGGTGACCTCCGCGCTGGAGTCGGCCCGCTACGCCGAGCGGCTGGGGCTGCCCCACGACAAAATCATCATCTCGGTCAAGGTCAGCTCCGCCCCCGAGCTGTGGCAGGTTTACCGCCAGCTCGCGCCGCTGTGCGATTACCCGCTGCACCTCGGCCTGACCGAAGCGGGCATCGGCATGAAGGGCATGGTGGCGTCCAGTGTGGCCCTCGCGCCACTGCTGACCGAGGGCATCGGGGACACCATCCGCGTGTCGCTGACACCCGAGCCGGGTGCCCCGCGCAAGCTGGAGGTCGAGGTCGCCCAGCAGATTCTCCAGAGCCTAGGCCTGCGCCAGTTTCTCCCGCAGGTCACCTCCTGCCCCGGCTGCGGGCGCACGACTTCCACCTTTTTCCAGCACCTCGCCGGACAGATTCAGGACTACATCCGCGACTCCATGCCCGAGTGGAAGGTGAAATACCCCGGCGTGGAGGAGATGCAGGTCGCCGTGATGGGCTGCGTGGTCAACGGCCCCGGCGAGAGCAAGCACGCCCACATCGGCATCTCGCTGCCCGGCACCGGCGAAGACCCCCGCGCCCCCGTCTACCAGGACGGCAAGCTGCTGACCACCTTGAGGGGGCCGCGCA